One window of the Amycolatopsis mediterranei genome contains the following:
- a CDS encoding ABC transporter permease translates to MRPWLLGVMRVKELSILLVTIAAGSYFTVTSAAFNSPDNYQTIAQYVAPWAIIAAGQVMLLICGEIDLSAGFVFTLAPFLLMLFFVNGWPLWLALPGAIVVSTLVGVVNGLIRTLLNIPSFITTLGMAFLLQGLVLIISNARPVGAPKDSWVVDVFGGARWTEFLWAAGVVVVMQVVLSATRFGIHTQATGGNPVGAAESGIAVNRVKVVNFAITSTLAGLAGILQGTRVGSYDPTNGGFTTMFFAVASAVIGGTALLGGSGTVVGAFLGALLLGIVFDGFNLTGVSANAFNIVLGAAILVAMVLNVTLIMVRKRAGSRELT, encoded by the coding sequence ATGAGACCCTGGCTGCTCGGCGTGATGCGGGTCAAGGAACTCAGCATCCTGCTGGTCACGATCGCCGCCGGAAGCTACTTCACGGTGACCAGTGCCGCGTTCAACTCCCCGGACAACTACCAGACGATCGCCCAGTACGTCGCCCCGTGGGCGATCATCGCCGCGGGGCAGGTGATGCTGCTGATCTGCGGCGAAATCGACCTCTCCGCCGGGTTCGTGTTCACCCTCGCCCCGTTCCTGCTCATGCTGTTCTTCGTCAACGGCTGGCCGCTGTGGCTCGCGCTGCCCGGCGCGATCGTGGTGAGCACGCTGGTCGGGGTGGTGAACGGGCTGATCCGGACCCTGCTGAACATCCCGTCGTTCATCACCACCCTGGGCATGGCGTTCCTGTTGCAGGGCCTGGTCCTGATCATCTCGAACGCCCGCCCGGTCGGTGCGCCGAAGGACAGCTGGGTGGTCGACGTCTTCGGGGGCGCGCGCTGGACCGAGTTCCTGTGGGCGGCCGGGGTGGTCGTCGTCATGCAGGTGGTGCTCTCGGCGACCCGGTTCGGCATCCACACCCAGGCCACCGGCGGGAACCCGGTCGGCGCCGCGGAGTCCGGCATCGCGGTGAACCGCGTGAAGGTGGTCAACTTCGCGATCACCAGCACCCTGGCCGGGCTCGCCGGCATCCTGCAGGGCACCCGGGTCGGCTCGTACGACCCGACCAACGGCGGGTTCACCACGATGTTCTTCGCGGTCGCGTCGGCCGTGATCGGCGGCACGGCGCTGCTCGGCGGATCCGGCACGGTGGTCGGCGCGTTCCTCGGCGCGCTGCTGCTCGGCATCGTGTTCGACGGGTTCAACCTGACCGGGGTCAGCGCGAACGCGTTCAACATCGTCCTCGGCGCCGCCATCCTGGTCGCGATGGTGCTCAACGTGACCCTGATCATGGTGCGCAAGCGCGCCGGCTCCCGGGAGCTGACATGA
- a CDS encoding SigE family RNA polymerase sigma factor, translating to MHFEEFARAELPGSVRFAAVLTGDRELAQDVVQDALVRAHQQWRRVAAADRPELYLRKMVVNGYLSWRRRWYQRSVQATPDVTTFAEAATPDHADRIVDADRLARLLGALSRAQRAAIVLRFYEDLDDSEIAEVLGCAVGTVRSHISRGLGALRVQIADGKQVAC from the coding sequence GTGCACTTCGAAGAGTTCGCACGGGCGGAACTGCCCGGATCGGTGCGGTTCGCGGCCGTCCTGACCGGCGACCGCGAACTGGCGCAGGACGTGGTGCAGGACGCGCTCGTGCGCGCGCACCAGCAGTGGCGCCGGGTGGCCGCGGCCGACCGGCCGGAGCTGTACCTGCGGAAGATGGTGGTCAACGGCTACCTCTCCTGGCGACGCCGCTGGTACCAGCGCTCGGTGCAGGCCACGCCGGACGTCACGACGTTCGCCGAAGCGGCCACTCCCGACCACGCGGACCGGATCGTCGACGCCGACCGGCTCGCCCGGCTGCTGGGCGCCCTCTCGCGGGCGCAGCGGGCCGCGATCGTCCTGCGGTTCTACGAAGACCTCGACGACAGCGAGATCGCCGAGGTGCTCGGGTGCGCGGTCGGCACCGTCCGCAGCCACATCTCCCGGGGGCTCGGCGCCCTTCGCGTCCAAATCGCGGACGGCAAGCAGGTCGCGTGCTGA
- a CDS encoding sugar ABC transporter substrate-binding protein, which yields MLKYLGAGGGVVAAGAVLSACTGVQQAQNGGHSGPFPGNPGWRFVFVNHVTTNSFFVPTRSGLADAAALLGVPEPQWTGSENGNVAQMASAMETAINSKVDGIAVALTDDHAFVELTKRALGQGIPVIAYNASAAGNYPLTYVGQDLYLSGFRMGQRIAQKITSGDILVGISQPGGNNVQPRLDGITDALKQTAPGVRVQSVNTGAEQAGELNAMTAAFTGNSAAKGIYAVDAGSTAACAKLVADRGLAGKVGAGGFDLLDDTVAGVKGGALDFTIDQSPYLQGFLSVLYLYLFRLSGTLVAPPATDTGLTFVTKENVGPYATAHSRFEGGDNKDVIGMPSAIPLPPASVPGR from the coding sequence GTGTTGAAGTACCTCGGCGCGGGCGGTGGCGTGGTGGCCGCCGGCGCCGTGCTGTCCGCGTGCACCGGGGTCCAGCAAGCCCAGAACGGCGGGCATTCCGGGCCGTTCCCAGGCAATCCGGGGTGGCGGTTCGTGTTCGTCAACCACGTCACCACCAACTCCTTCTTCGTCCCGACCCGGTCCGGGCTCGCCGACGCGGCGGCGCTGCTCGGCGTGCCCGAGCCCCAGTGGACCGGCTCGGAAAACGGCAACGTCGCCCAGATGGCGAGCGCGATGGAGACCGCGATCAACAGCAAGGTCGACGGCATCGCCGTCGCGCTGACCGACGACCACGCCTTCGTCGAGCTCACCAAGCGGGCGCTGGGCCAGGGCATCCCGGTGATCGCCTACAACGCCAGTGCGGCCGGCAACTACCCGCTCACCTACGTCGGCCAGGACCTGTACCTCTCCGGTTTCCGGATGGGACAGCGCATCGCGCAGAAGATCACCTCCGGGGACATCCTGGTCGGCATCTCCCAGCCGGGCGGCAACAACGTCCAGCCGCGGCTGGACGGCATCACCGATGCGCTGAAGCAGACCGCGCCCGGCGTGCGCGTCCAGTCGGTGAACACCGGGGCCGAGCAGGCCGGCGAGCTGAACGCGATGACCGCCGCGTTCACCGGGAACTCCGCGGCGAAGGGGATCTACGCGGTCGACGCCGGCAGCACCGCCGCGTGCGCGAAGCTGGTCGCCGATCGCGGCCTGGCGGGCAAGGTCGGCGCCGGCGGATTCGACCTGCTCGACGACACGGTCGCCGGAGTCAAGGGCGGCGCGCTCGACTTCACCATCGACCAGTCCCCGTACCTGCAGGGGTTCCTGTCCGTGCTCTACCTGTACCTGTTCCGGCTGTCCGGCACGCTGGTCGCGCCGCCGGCCACCGACACCGGCCTCACGTTCGTCACCAAGGAGAACGTCGGCCCGTACGCGACGGCCCACAGCCGGTTCGAGGGCGGCGACAACAAGGACGTCATCGGGATGCCGAGCGCGATCCCGCTGCCGCCGGCGTCGGTGCCGGGCCGGTAG
- a CDS encoding GDSL-type esterase/lipase family protein: protein MRRFAVLAAVSVAAAAVVSAPGAAGAGRTWFTSWAQSQDGRADTAVTGQSLRMITHLSQGGDAVRVRFQNTFGTGPLTIGHATAGPSAGGAAVTGVRDLTFFGRPAVTIPAGGEVWSDETRLATRPDSDLAVSMAVDGTAVPGRHGAALRDNYLTPPGSGDHAGDASGDAFTATVGATYVVSAVDVHNAALRGVVVPFGSSVVDGIGSTNCGSGCTEPGTNRRWTDDLARRIVTSSAPLAVANAGVSGTTSARSCPGMPPSVAGLDAASRLDRDVLALHGVTAVLYYYGTNDLAYGCDAATILDSYRSVFARLRAAGISVYVTPSTPRPGYGDQANLARHEIALFVERWNTCGGTCSGVVDFDTVLADPLKPNSIRPAYDNGDGIHANAAGQQALADFVSVPMLTRSGPAGHTMG, encoded by the coding sequence GTGCGCAGGTTCGCCGTCCTCGCCGCGGTGTCCGTGGCCGCGGCCGCCGTCGTCTCCGCTCCGGGCGCCGCCGGGGCCGGCCGGACGTGGTTCACGTCGTGGGCGCAGTCCCAGGACGGCCGGGCCGACACGGCGGTCACCGGCCAGTCGCTGCGGATGATCACCCACCTCAGCCAGGGCGGCGACGCGGTGCGCGTCCGGTTCCAGAACACCTTCGGCACCGGGCCGCTGACCATCGGGCACGCCACCGCCGGGCCGAGCGCGGGCGGCGCCGCCGTCACCGGGGTCCGTGACCTGACCTTCTTCGGGCGGCCCGCCGTCACGATCCCGGCGGGTGGCGAGGTCTGGAGCGACGAGACGCGGCTCGCGACGCGCCCGGACTCCGACCTCGCGGTGAGCATGGCGGTCGACGGGACCGCCGTGCCCGGCCGCCACGGCGCGGCGTTGCGCGACAACTACCTGACGCCGCCGGGCTCGGGCGACCACGCCGGCGACGCTTCGGGCGACGCCTTCACGGCCACGGTGGGCGCCACGTACGTCGTCAGCGCCGTCGACGTGCACAACGCGGCTTTGCGGGGCGTCGTCGTCCCGTTCGGCAGCTCGGTCGTCGACGGCATCGGCAGCACCAATTGTGGCTCCGGCTGCACCGAGCCCGGCACGAACCGCCGGTGGACCGACGACCTGGCGCGGCGGATCGTCACCTCGTCCGCGCCGCTCGCCGTGGCCAACGCCGGCGTCTCCGGCACGACGAGCGCCCGCTCGTGCCCGGGGATGCCGCCCTCGGTCGCGGGCCTGGATGCGGCGAGCCGGCTGGACCGGGACGTCCTGGCGCTGCACGGCGTCACGGCCGTCCTCTACTACTACGGAACCAACGACCTGGCGTACGGCTGCGACGCGGCGACGATCCTCGACAGCTACCGTTCGGTGTTCGCGCGGCTGCGAGCGGCCGGGATCTCGGTGTACGTCACGCCGAGCACGCCGAGGCCGGGGTACGGCGACCAGGCGAACCTGGCCCGGCACGAGATCGCGCTGTTCGTCGAGCGCTGGAACACCTGCGGCGGAACGTGTTCCGGCGTCGTCGACTTCGACACGGTGCTGGCCGATCCCCTGAAACCGAACAGCATCCGGCCGGCCTACGACAACGGGGACGGCATCCACGCGAACGCCGCCGGCCAGCAGGCACTCGCGGACTTCGTCTCGGTGCCGATGCTCACCCGATCCGGGCCGGCCGGTCACACGATGGGGTGA
- a CDS encoding GH25 family lysozyme codes for MNRTVAGLAGATALAVFAAVVVATPARAGYALADTNYAGTQIARHEGVQGTPRADPPGQTLGHDVSGHQGPVDWAAAAGAGAKFTYVKATEGTGFVNPQFGQQYDGAHAAGIIRGAYHFARPDVSGGAEQAEYFIANGGGWRADGTTLPGALDIEYNPYGDVCYGKNPADLTAWIADFTRTYLAKVKRSALIYTSTAWWKQCTGNTARFGNTDPLWLARYGPDVGELPAGWEKQSIWQFARAGSLPGDQNYYNGPLGRVQALAKG; via the coding sequence ATGAACCGAACCGTGGCGGGGCTGGCGGGTGCGACCGCGCTGGCGGTGTTCGCGGCGGTGGTGGTCGCGACGCCCGCCCGAGCCGGCTATGCCCTGGCCGACACGAACTACGCGGGAACCCAGATCGCCCGTCACGAAGGCGTCCAGGGCACTCCGCGGGCCGACCCGCCCGGGCAGACGCTCGGGCACGACGTCAGCGGGCACCAGGGCCCGGTCGACTGGGCCGCCGCGGCCGGCGCCGGGGCGAAGTTCACCTACGTCAAGGCGACCGAGGGCACCGGGTTCGTCAACCCGCAGTTCGGGCAGCAGTACGACGGCGCGCACGCGGCGGGCATCATCCGCGGCGCCTACCACTTCGCCCGCCCGGACGTCTCGGGCGGCGCCGAGCAGGCGGAGTACTTCATCGCCAACGGCGGCGGCTGGCGCGCGGACGGCACCACGCTGCCCGGCGCGCTCGACATCGAGTACAACCCGTACGGCGACGTCTGCTACGGCAAGAACCCGGCCGACCTGACGGCGTGGATCGCGGACTTCACCCGCACGTACCTGGCGAAGGTCAAGCGCAGTGCGTTGATCTACACGAGCACGGCCTGGTGGAAGCAGTGCACGGGCAACACGGCCCGCTTCGGGAACACCGATCCGCTGTGGCTGGCGCGCTACGGCCCGGACGTCGGGGAACTGCCGGCCGGGTGGGAGAAGCAGAGCATCTGGCAGTTCGCCCGCGCCGGCAGCCTGCCGGGGGACCAGAACTACTACAACGGCCCGCTCGGCCGGGTGCAGGCGCTGGCGAAGGGCTAG
- a CDS encoding protease pro-enzyme activation domain-containing protein, with protein sequence MRSRRQSKALLVSVLIAAVILPAAPAFAATPERVPVRWLEGTRSTHVVHDGTDTGPADPAAPVTAQVFLAGDSRSLAAYARAVSDPRDPRYGHYLTPEQTRARFGPAQRRIDAVSAWLRGTGLSIVSADSRAVVAQGTLAQAGEAFGTRFRTYTLYGIPFRAAVDPVTVPAAVGQDVLTVTGLTVATGTGRPPGPPPGSGSRKAPRAAARATVPTSPCPDHYGDTPATDLPPAYGHPAQWAPCGYTPRQVRDAYGITGTGLTGKGVTIGIISIGNEINTLPDANRFATEHGEPPFAPGQFTAYIPADARPEEASGEFAMDVQAAHAIAPEANIAFVVGSRARYGDDVLDSIVQIVDRHLADVVSGSVTVGATPGEAPDAIGAYERAFQEAAVEGITVTFASGDSGGGGIVDYPPSSPWVTAVGGTTLAIGPGNSYRWEIGWATDEVPLSGDGSSWEAAPPGYQGKASGGGTSTVFPQPFYQRGVVPASFAGSPAMRTLPDVAALADPDLCLLIGETEYNVDDSLSYKVGNGGGTSLSSPAFAGVEALLVQAHGPLGFANPALYARPLSAYHAIDGNPAGTPDTVAFAVEKYGFVDLITPGQYADANLVYAPGYNTVTGLGSPTRALIESFRRHRP encoded by the coding sequence GTGCGAAGCCGACGACAGAGCAAGGCCTTGCTGGTCAGCGTCCTGATCGCGGCCGTGATCCTGCCCGCCGCGCCGGCGTTCGCGGCCACGCCGGAGCGGGTACCGGTTCGCTGGCTGGAGGGCACCCGATCCACCCACGTGGTCCACGACGGGACCGACACCGGGCCGGCCGATCCGGCGGCCCCGGTCACCGCCCAGGTGTTCCTCGCGGGCGACTCCCGCAGCTTGGCCGCCTACGCACGCGCGGTGTCGGACCCGCGTGATCCCCGCTACGGCCACTACCTGACCCCCGAGCAGACCCGCGCCCGCTTCGGGCCGGCGCAGCGCCGCATCGACGCGGTCAGCGCGTGGCTGCGCGGCACCGGCCTGTCGATCGTCAGCGCCGACTCGCGGGCCGTCGTCGCCCAGGGCACGCTCGCGCAGGCGGGCGAGGCGTTCGGCACCCGCTTCCGCACCTACACCCTTTACGGCATCCCGTTCCGGGCGGCGGTGGATCCGGTCACCGTGCCCGCGGCGGTCGGCCAGGACGTCCTGACCGTCACCGGACTCACCGTCGCGACCGGGACCGGCCGCCCGCCGGGTCCGCCTCCCGGAAGCGGGTCCCGCAAGGCCCCCCGCGCCGCCGCCCGGGCGACGGTGCCCACCAGCCCCTGCCCGGACCACTACGGCGACACCCCGGCCACCGACCTCCCGCCCGCCTACGGGCATCCCGCGCAATGGGCGCCGTGCGGGTACACGCCGCGCCAGGTGCGCGACGCCTACGGGATCACCGGGACCGGCCTCACCGGCAAGGGCGTGACGATCGGGATCATCAGCATCGGCAACGAAATCAACACCCTGCCCGACGCCAACCGCTTCGCGACCGAGCACGGCGAGCCGCCGTTCGCCCCCGGCCAGTTCACCGCCTACATCCCGGCCGACGCCCGGCCCGAGGAGGCCAGCGGCGAGTTCGCCATGGACGTCCAGGCCGCCCACGCGATCGCCCCCGAGGCGAACATCGCCTTCGTGGTGGGTTCCCGTGCCCGCTACGGCGACGACGTGCTGGACTCGATCGTCCAGATCGTCGACCGGCACCTCGCCGACGTCGTGTCCGGCTCGGTCACCGTCGGCGCCACCCCCGGCGAGGCCCCGGACGCCATCGGGGCGTACGAACGCGCGTTCCAGGAAGCCGCGGTCGAGGGCATCACGGTCACCTTCGCCAGCGGCGACTCCGGCGGCGGCGGCATCGTCGACTACCCGCCGTCCAGCCCGTGGGTGACCGCGGTGGGCGGCACCACGCTGGCGATCGGGCCCGGCAACTCCTACCGGTGGGAAATCGGCTGGGCGACCGACGAAGTGCCGCTGTCCGGCGACGGCAGCTCGTGGGAGGCGGCGCCGCCCGGCTACCAGGGCAAGGCCTCCGGCGGCGGGACCAGCACCGTGTTCCCGCAGCCGTTCTACCAGCGCGGCGTCGTGCCCGCGTCGTTCGCCGGGTCCCCGGCGATGCGCACGCTGCCCGACGTCGCCGCCCTGGCGGACCCCGACTTGTGCCTGCTCATCGGCGAAACCGAGTACAACGTCGACGACAGCCTGTCCTACAAGGTGGGCAACGGGGGCGGCACGAGCCTGTCCTCGCCGGCCTTCGCCGGGGTCGAGGCCCTCCTGGTCCAGGCACACGGTCCCCTCGGCTTCGCGAACCCGGCTTTGTACGCCCGGCCTCTGTCGGCTTACCACGCCATCGACGGCAATCCCGCCGGGACGCCGGACACGGTGGCGTTCGCGGTCGAGAAGTACGGGTTCGTCGACCTGATCACGCCCGGGCAATACGCGGACGCGAACCTGGTCTACGCACCGGGCTACAACACGGTCACCGGCCTGGGCTCCCCCACCCGGGCACTGATCGAGTCCTTCCGGCGGCACCGGCCCTAG
- a CDS encoding radical SAM protein, with the protein MSLGYEEAVGSLHAIDPAWPRPAVLDVLEAPENRHLLDFVQEDPFGAHVFPGNVPGSPAEFLRDLDAQLASPSGPIHLWSYIPTCAYRCRFCQYPVVLVKGKIEKAADWVDLNIAEARLWLDAVPHLAGAEVGEFNVFGGTPSLLPEPEIRRLLEFYRAHFGFTDRTTIRFEGDPSTFTPAKLELLRELGCTKLSSGVQSFDDHVLELCGREHTAQMCVDFVRNATAAGFEWVSIDLMYGLLDQTLDSVRRDLDVVLENEVTAVVCTKLHLASYSDTRTGVTGEKPAAWQLPSYRDKLVRDGHRWPTLGEQYQMRELLTEGLRAAGYTEHPTMYFARDGLGPEKWKSIMVDQDKQEAEVAIGLGGSSSCRASEAITDVNSRRYPETVLSGRIPLGSATRFTPEAQAARAVKMALTTLQPLRDSLHSARFPGRSLFAEPWLGKFRSLASRGLVRLRPGVVELTPAGEVLVEAIITTEL; encoded by the coding sequence ATGAGCCTGGGTTATGAAGAAGCGGTCGGCTCGCTGCACGCGATCGACCCGGCGTGGCCGCGGCCCGCCGTGCTCGACGTCCTCGAAGCGCCCGAGAACCGGCACCTGCTCGACTTCGTGCAGGAGGACCCGTTCGGGGCGCACGTGTTCCCCGGCAACGTGCCCGGCTCGCCGGCGGAGTTCCTGCGCGACCTGGACGCGCAGCTGGCTTCGCCGTCCGGGCCGATCCACCTGTGGTCCTACATCCCCACGTGCGCCTACCGCTGCCGGTTCTGCCAGTACCCGGTGGTGCTGGTCAAGGGCAAGATCGAGAAGGCGGCGGACTGGGTCGACCTCAACATCGCCGAGGCGCGGCTGTGGCTCGACGCCGTGCCGCATCTGGCGGGGGCCGAGGTGGGGGAGTTCAACGTCTTCGGCGGCACGCCGTCGCTGCTGCCGGAGCCGGAAATCCGCCGCCTGCTGGAGTTCTACCGCGCGCACTTCGGGTTCACCGACCGCACGACGATCCGCTTCGAAGGCGACCCGAGCACGTTCACCCCGGCCAAGCTCGAGCTGCTGCGGGAACTGGGCTGCACCAAGCTTTCCAGCGGTGTCCAGTCGTTCGACGACCACGTGCTCGAGCTGTGCGGCCGCGAGCACACCGCGCAGATGTGCGTCGACTTCGTCCGCAACGCGACGGCGGCCGGCTTCGAGTGGGTGAGCATCGACCTCATGTACGGCCTGCTCGACCAGACGCTCGACAGCGTCCGCCGCGACCTGGACGTCGTGCTGGAGAACGAAGTCACGGCGGTGGTGTGCACGAAGCTGCACCTGGCGTCCTACAGCGACACCCGCACCGGCGTCACCGGGGAGAAGCCGGCGGCGTGGCAGCTGCCGTCCTACCGGGACAAGCTGGTGCGCGACGGGCACCGCTGGCCCACGCTCGGCGAGCAGTACCAGATGCGGGAACTGCTCACCGAGGGGCTGCGCGCGGCCGGGTACACCGAGCACCCGACGATGTACTTCGCGCGCGACGGCCTCGGGCCGGAGAAGTGGAAGTCCATCATGGTCGACCAGGACAAGCAGGAGGCCGAAGTCGCGATCGGGCTGGGCGGCAGCTCGAGCTGCCGCGCGTCCGAGGCGATCACCGACGTGAACTCCCGCCGCTACCCCGAAACCGTGCTCTCCGGCCGGATCCCGCTGGGGTCGGCGACGCGGTTCACGCCCGAGGCGCAGGCGGCCCGGGCCGTCAAGATGGCGCTGACGACGTTGCAGCCGCTGCGGGATTCCCTGCACTCCGCCCGGTTCCCCGGGCGGTCGCTGTTCGCGGAACCGTGGCTGGGCAAGTTCCGCTCGCTGGCTTCGCGTGGCCTCGTCCGGTTGCGGCCGGGCGTCGTCGAGCTCACCCCGGCCGGGGAAGTGCTCGTCGAGGCGATCATCACCACCGAACTCTGA
- a CDS encoding ClpX C4-type zinc finger protein: MSAAVFARCSFCSKPNTEVDTLVAGPGVFICDGCVQLCVSVIEGKPADVPLIAPWEHDLPLEQVLSNLRPVSAASTQVQDNLAAWVGKARALGGTWSQIGEALGMTRQSAWERFA, encoded by the coding sequence ATGAGTGCTGCGGTGTTCGCGCGCTGCTCGTTCTGTTCGAAGCCCAACACGGAAGTGGACACGCTGGTCGCCGGCCCGGGCGTGTTCATCTGCGACGGGTGCGTGCAGCTGTGCGTGTCGGTGATCGAAGGCAAGCCGGCGGACGTGCCGCTCATCGCGCCGTGGGAGCACGACCTGCCCCTGGAGCAAGTGCTCTCGAACCTGCGCCCGGTCTCGGCGGCGAGCACCCAGGTCCAGGACAACCTGGCGGCCTGGGTGGGCAAGGCCCGCGCCTTGGGCGGCACGTGGTCCCAGATCGGCGAGGCACTGGGCATGACCCGCCAGTCGGCTTGGGAGCGGTTCGCCTAG
- a CDS encoding glycosyltransferase, producing MSVLWGVSFDATPLSGVVVEFLKTAHRFAARGHRVHLDLGYDIKADKGAFFRPYRDEARLLPDWVTLDRVEGVERIRGYDREFVERVLSEVVQGGDDALRPEIDRVAGELADRIVATWERLGVTVVMVENGTLPENLAYTEALYTAIGRYGARHRLGRFVFWRDHDLMWQSEPGIAKYGTFPYPGVPAPRNSPHIHYFALHEQAKARTLEWVPELANIDVLPNSFAIAPARIDDRNAAFRRDHGIPEGVPLLARITRIIPQKRIDRDLHLLALLPDVWLFVAGDVGETPTEHARLVDLADLLGVRERVVFGGWLTPYDTAVPGRYSVRDLLAHATIVSFLTSYDYESYGNPISEAIASGTPYITSGYELYDVVYGSFRAPVLDIRARDLPDAAFAREVAELITDEGKRAEVVRVNSELGQARFGARVVDDLVDRLYPPPMGAATRLSVVLPVYNEAANLPEVLRTLHDQRDGDAPLDKGRYEVVLVDNNSTDDTVAIAHAFAAAHPDLALHVIHEPEQGVSCARRAGMDFAAARSRNRPDSDPGERFYLVSADADCRVDPHWLSELFAAMESSKAAIGVCDYYYNAGHFTGRPRLWDAIQRTLRCRAVTFALFGGFPDGKGFAVERDAYERAGGIEIFYQLQDGKFVNHLSDDWDFGIKVASGGDAITYAPRSRVEINPRRVDHAIDEVIAGRAYGSDGIIVMRDIRPSAPSATADLTEAEAQQAWEFSIKDFTPKNTILPVLLTPALLEDDAVIAFFGPDLAARLARRISELRHEMRVVDFTPIHAYKTPSYRLYFEFADELFACLRRHVGADIGHPPPLPPCLAEVPAERFAEFVRYYCEDRESGEAHNYFGNGGVF from the coding sequence ATGTCAGTGCTCTGGGGCGTGTCCTTCGACGCCACTCCGCTGTCCGGGGTCGTGGTCGAGTTCCTCAAGACGGCGCACCGCTTCGCCGCGCGCGGGCACCGCGTCCACCTGGACCTCGGGTACGACATCAAGGCCGACAAGGGCGCGTTCTTCCGCCCCTACCGCGACGAGGCCCGGCTGCTGCCGGACTGGGTCACGCTCGACCGCGTCGAAGGCGTCGAGCGGATCCGCGGCTACGACCGCGAGTTCGTCGAGCGGGTGCTGAGCGAAGTCGTGCAGGGCGGCGACGACGCGCTGCGGCCCGAGATCGATCGCGTCGCCGGCGAGCTGGCGGACCGGATCGTGGCCACCTGGGAACGCCTCGGCGTGACCGTCGTGATGGTCGAGAACGGGACCCTGCCGGAAAACCTGGCCTACACCGAGGCGTTGTACACCGCCATCGGCCGCTACGGCGCCCGCCACCGGCTCGGCCGGTTCGTCTTCTGGCGCGACCACGACCTGATGTGGCAGAGCGAACCCGGCATCGCCAAGTACGGCACGTTCCCGTACCCCGGCGTCCCCGCGCCGCGCAACTCCCCGCACATCCACTACTTCGCGCTGCACGAGCAGGCGAAGGCGCGGACCCTGGAGTGGGTCCCGGAGCTGGCGAACATCGACGTCCTGCCCAACAGTTTCGCCATCGCTCCCGCGCGCATCGACGACCGCAACGCGGCTTTCCGGCGCGACCACGGGATTCCCGAAGGCGTCCCGCTGCTGGCCCGGATCACCCGGATCATCCCGCAGAAGCGCATCGACCGGGACCTGCACCTGCTGGCCCTGCTGCCGGACGTGTGGCTGTTCGTCGCCGGCGATGTCGGCGAGACGCCCACCGAACACGCCCGGCTCGTCGACCTCGCAGACCTCCTGGGGGTGCGCGAGCGCGTCGTGTTCGGCGGCTGGCTGACCCCGTACGACACAGCCGTTCCCGGCCGGTACTCCGTGCGCGACCTCCTCGCGCACGCGACGATCGTGTCGTTCCTGACCTCTTACGACTACGAGAGCTACGGCAACCCGATCAGCGAGGCCATCGCGTCCGGGACGCCGTACATCACCAGCGGATACGAGCTCTACGACGTCGTCTACGGCAGCTTCCGGGCGCCGGTGCTGGACATCCGGGCCCGCGACCTGCCGGACGCGGCGTTCGCGCGGGAAGTCGCCGAGCTGATCACCGACGAAGGGAAACGGGCGGAAGTGGTGCGGGTGAACTCGGAACTCGGGCAGGCGCGGTTCGGCGCGCGCGTCGTCGACGACCTGGTGGACCGGCTGTACCCGCCGCCGATGGGCGCGGCGACGCGGCTGAGCGTCGTGCTGCCGGTGTACAACGAGGCCGCGAACCTCCCGGAAGTGCTGCGGACGCTGCACGACCAGCGCGACGGCGACGCGCCCCTGGACAAGGGCCGGTACGAGGTCGTGCTCGTCGACAACAACTCCACCGACGACACCGTGGCCATCGCGCACGCCTTCGCGGCGGCGCACCCGGACCTGGCCCTGCACGTCATCCACGAACCCGAGCAGGGCGTCTCGTGCGCCCGGCGCGCGGGGATGGACTTCGCCGCGGCCCGCAGCCGGAACCGGCCCGACAGCGACCCGGGGGAGCGGTTCTACCTCGTCTCCGCCGACGCGGACTGCCGGGTCGACCCGCACTGGCTGAGCGAGCTGTTCGCCGCGATGGAGTCGAGCAAGGCCGCCATCGGCGTCTGCGACTACTACTACAACGCCGGGCACTTCACCGGGCGGCCACGGCTGTGGGACGCGATCCAGCGGACGCTGCGGTGCCGCGCCGTCACCTTCGCGCTCTTCGGCGGCTTCCCCGACGGCAAGGGCTTCGCGGTCGAGCGCGACGCCTACGAGCGCGCCGGCGGCATCGAGATCTTCTACCAGCTGCAGGACGGCAAGTTCGTCAACCACCTCTCCGACGACTGGGACTTCGGGATCAAGGTCGCCAGCGGCGGCGACGCGATCACCTACGCGCCGCGCTCGCGCGTCGAGATCAACCCACGGCGCGTCGACCACGCCATCGACGAGGTCATCGCCGGCCGGGCCTACGGCTCGGACGGCATCATCGTCATGCGCGACATCCGGCCGTCGGCGCCTTCGGCGACGGCCGACCTCACCGAAGCCGAGGCACAGCAGGCCTGGGAGTTCTCGATCAAGGACTTCACCCCGAAGAACACCATCCTGCCGGTGCTCCTGACGCCCGCGCTGCTGGAGGACGACGCCGTCATCGCGTTCTTCGGACCCGATCTCGCCGCGCGGCTGGCCCGGCGGATCAGTGAGCTCCGGCACGAGATGCGGGTCGTCGACTTCACCCCGATCCACGCCTACAAGACGCCGTCCTACCGGCTGTACTTCGAGTTCGCCGACGAACTGTTCGCCTGCCTGCGGCGGCACGTCGGCGCGGACATCGGCCACCCGCCGCCGCTGCCGCCGTGCCTGGCGGAAGTGCCGGCCGAACGGTTCGCGGAATTCGTCCGCTACTACTGCGAGGACCGCGAATCGGGAGAAGCCCACAACTACTTCGGCAACGGAGGGGTGTTCTGA